Proteins encoded by one window of Anopheles maculipalpis chromosome 2RL, idAnoMacuDA_375_x, whole genome shotgun sequence:
- the LOC126568760 gene encoding Ig-like and fibronectin type-III domain-containing protein 1, with amino-acid sequence MASDHHVRCLPLLVLILLLGDAGQAADPVGTGGPSMVHVGEDALLTCVVMTPYNNDTVLWRKGPHEILSAGINRVTGDKRISVLHDDSPKGRTPLGGDVWVLLIKEARLNDSDVYVCEVNSDPIVRSFHPLTVRQPKKKTPSSRNTTESPNSGSSSTTSLPGQSTSPESSVTSEEDDSSDMYTDSEEEVSQDGVPLVTHDFTDCCHANNVSEGCMGFCVLHNILDGSAGAEPEQCERDFPNIVRCMADGRNHVPCCVEKGIPDLCQDMCRGEYTPFTDLLKSRVSCVQHTLPGLQCILDNIQRLPSEPQSVSVEPLTERSLQVSWQAPEKLAASVKYYQINATRLHAFDQDFLANATDAKDGLVTLQVTADQTTAVLNNLTPFTMYTVTVSAHNDHGSSLPSMRIRALTLEGGVVSKQTSVAVVPVLPDVRGCCTKKGITHRTCLEKMCDPVKADFTEVPDLMVCAPWANITFACLANNIDHTPCCKSRGIPEGCLSFCSGTVKAINFNYFKCLQYMSEYSSCLLQGYGVLSGPPSKLKAPLIASHFVVLEWKPPKILPDTVTAYHLHYRKLGSGEEYTVLEKDQAPVIVEDLEAATYYEAFVVAVNAHGKGGPSPRLVFQTKRDMAMEPAHTHYNISACCHASGLLPQCAPLCSYDAKMSDIQKLGNTCRGQIGTIVRCSAGGRDHTACCNRRAVPPKCQSLCRGVITSSPAECLPFAGNIIQCFEEGIGHIPAPVEDLHVTSVTNTSISLAWVPSEMEANSTENKPTDYLVQYGKVNNMTMYETVIKLEHELNTTETDIELKDLEPKALYRITVVSRGEHGTSLPSSMLLINTSRTDSASTVYGAPSPPHSLAVSAHSATWITVSWQPPEFSHPHETITYRVIHKVANNYTVIDTRLLWVRVNNLLPNTQHIVYVVAIGSKGTSLPSETLVAWTDPALPAYVDPPTVHPSDIISEGGSMTILCLAMGNPAPTISLYVGGHLVRQDTSRHMITVIHNVTTDMEHISCYADNGYGIPMQAAKKVNISFAPRIQASGITVASVGESVDLKCTIRARPIPKTMFWRDHDGRVPVIQGGNYDMSMKNDVDDNSLYVMTLTIAKLSSQDVGDYFCHAENALGSSTRAVSVRIRNTAASSNISECCMAQNVSSACMSACSFYIDIESVIDRPECIVDFDKLMRCAADGSDHRGCCASKDVPRRCLNWCRGEPITPPGICALQHTRTIVGCFQENRDRLPGPPQNLKVQVLSDEEVLIRWDPPAKNPSTVEGYRVFWHDLEPVTDNLSNVINGLATSRLDAKETSIKLEGLKPNVMYELVIKAGNHLGASVLSEPLRFTLGDQHITSASHGTNAGVISGIVAGLLAIVLAIAAIFVVKRGKFGPKQANGGVAFENPSYLREMNVEHVQIPAVSGQGVGNGADWRQESLHTANGTATTGLNHDNSVVPMATEVNPSLYEELKLGHDRAGFKRLVS; translated from the exons TTCGGCAACCGAAGAAGAAAACGCCTTCAAGTCGAAACACGACCGAATCACCgaacagtggcagcagcagcaccacatcGTTGCCCGGACAGTCAACCTCACCGGAATCCTCGGTAACCTCGGAAGAAGACGATTCGTCCGACATGTACACCGACTCGGAGGAGGAAGTGAGCCAGGACGGTGTGCCACTGGTGACGCACGATTTCACCGACTGCTGTCACGCGAACAACGTGTCCGAAGGCTGCATGGGTTTCTGTGTGCTGCACAACATTCTGGACGGATCGGCCGGTGCAGAACCGGAGCAGTGTGAGCGAGACTTTCCCAACATTGTGCGGTGTATGGCAGACGGCCGCAACCATGTGCCGTGCTGCGTGGAGAAGGGCATCCCGGACCTCTGTCAGGATATGTGCCGTGGGGAGTATACGCCCTTTACCGATCTACTTAAGTCGCGTGTGTCTTGCGTGCAGCACACGCTACCTGGTTTACAGTGCATTCTGGATAACATTCAACGACTCCCGTCGGAGCCACAATCCGTTTCGGTGGAACCGCTAACAGAGCGTTCGCTGCAGGTTAGCTGGCAGGCACCGGAGAAGCTGGCAGCCAGTGTAAAATACTACCAAATCAATGCGACCCGGCTGCATGCGTTCGATCAGGACTTTCTGGCAAACGCAACGGACGCGAAGGATGGACTGGTGACACTGCAAGTTACTGCCGATCAAACGACGGCTGTACTGAACAACCTGACACCGTTCACGATGTACACCGTCACCGTGAGTGCACACAATGATCACGGTTCGAGTCTGCCCAGTATGCGCATTCGGGCCCTTACGCTGGAGGGTGGTGTGGTCAGCAAGCAGACCAGTGTTGCCGTCGTCCCGGTGCTTCCCG ATGTGCGTGGCTGTTGCACGAAGAAAGGCATCACCCATCGCACCTGTCTGGAGAAGATGTGCGATCCGGTGAAGGCCGACTTTACCGAGGTGCCCGATCTGATGGTTTGCGCACCGTGGGCCAACATCACCTTTGCCTGTCTGGCCAACAACATCGACCATACGCCGTGCTGCAAAAGCCGTGGTATCCCGGAAGGATGTCTTTCCTTCTGTTCCGGCACCGTTAAAGCGATCAACTTCAACTACTTCAAATGCCTTCAGTACATGTCCGAGTACAGTAGCTGTTTGCTGCAGGGATACGGTGTACTTTCGGGACCTCCATCGAAGCTAAAGGCTCCACTGATAGCCAGCCATTTTGTGGTGCTGGAATGGAAACCACCAAAGATTTTACCGGATACGGTTACTGCTTATCACTTGCACTATAGGAAGTTGGGCAGCGGCGAGGAGTACACCGTACTGGAGAAAGATCAAGCACCGGTCATCGTGGAGGATTTGGAAGCGGCCACCTACTATGAagcgtttgttgttgctgttaatGCGCACGGTAAGGGTGGCCCATCACCTCGTTTAGTTTTCCAAACGAAGCGCGATATGGCGATGGAACCGGCCCACACGCACTACAACATTTCGGCCTGTTGTCACGCGTCTGGTTTACTGCCGCAGTGTGCTCCACTCTGTAGCTACGACGCTAAGATGTCAGACATTCAGAAGCTGGGTAACACGTGCCGGGGACAGATCGGAACTATAGTGCGCTGTAGTGCTGGTGGACGGGATCACACGGCTTGCTGTAATCGTCGTGCTGTGCCACCCAAATGTCAGTCCCTATGTCGAGGCGTTATTACAAGTTCACCGGCGGAGTGTTTGCCATTTGCGGGCAACATCATACAGTGTTTTGAGGAAGGCATCGGACACATCCCGGCACCGGTGGAAGATCTGCACGTTACGTCCGTAACGAACACTTCCATCTCGCTTGCCTGGGTACCGTCGGAGATGGAAGCAAACAGTACGGAAAACAAACCGACCGATTATTTGGTCCAGTACGGCAAGGTGAACAACATGACCATGTACGAGACAGTGATCAAGCTGGAGCAT GAACTGAACACAACCGAAACAGATATTGAACTGAAGGACCTAGAACCGAAGGCACTCTATCGCATCACGGTAGTGTCCCGCGGAGAGCATGGTACGTCACTACCCTCATCCATGCTGTTGATCAACACCTCACGAACGGATTCGGCCAGCACGGTTTACGGCGCACCTTCGCCACCACATTCGCTGGCAGTATCGGCCCACAGTGCCACCTGGATCACGGTATCCTGGCAGCCGCCAGAGTTTTCGCATCCACACGAAACCATCACCTACCGGGTGATACACAAGGTAGCCAACAACTACACCGTCATCGATACGCGACTACTGTGGGTGCGGGTCAACAATTTGCTCCCGAATACACAGCACATCGTGTACGTGGTGGCAATCGGTTCGAAGGGAACCAGCCTGCCGTCAGAGACGCTCGTGGCCTGGACCGATCCTGCACTACCGGCGTACGTTGAT CCCCCGACAGTGCACCCATCCGATATCATCTCCGAGGGTGGTTCCATGACCATTCTCTGTCTGGCAATGGGCAATCCAGCACCAACGATCTCACTCTACGTCGGTGGACATCTTGTGCGGCAGGATACGTCACGGCACATGATTACCGTGATACACAACGTCACAACGGATATGGAGCACATCTCCTGCTACGCCGACAACGGTTACGGCATCCCAATGCAGGCTGCCAAGAAGGTCAACATAAGCT TTGCTCCTCGCATTCAGGCCTCGGGCATTACGGTGGCATCGGTGGGAGAGTCCGTGGACCTGAAGTGTACTATTCGTGCCCGACCCATCCCAAAGACCATGTTCTGGCGGGATCACGACGGACGAGTCCCAGTGATACAGGGCGGCAACTATGATATGTCCATGAAGAATGACGTTGAC GACAACTCTCTGTACGTGATGACACTGACGATCGCCAAGCTAAGCTCGCAGGATGTTGGTGATTATTTCTGTCATGCCGAAAACGCCTTAGGTTCCTCCACCCGAGCGGTATCGGTGCGTATACGCAATACAGCTGCCTCGTCTAACATTTCCGAGTGCTGTATGGCACAGAACGTATCGTCGGCTTGCATGAGCGCGTGCTCGTTCTACATCGACATCGAAAGCGTAATCGATCGGCCAGAGTGCATTGTGGACTTTGACAAGCTGATGCGCTGTGCAGCGGATGGTTCGGACCATCGAGGCTGCTGTGCCTCGAAGGATGTGCCGAGACGCTGCCTAAATTGGTGTCGCGGTGAACCGATCACTCCGCCCGGTATCTGTGCCCTGCAGCATACGCGCACGATCGTTGGCTGCTTCCAGGAGAATCGTGACCGTTTGCCGGGACCACCGCAAAATCTCAAGGTGCAGGTGTTGAGCGACGAGGAAGTACTTATTCG ATGGGATCCACCAGCAAAGAACCCAAGCACCGTGGAAGGTTATCGGGTGTTTTGGCACGATCTCGAGCCAGTTACGGATAATCTGTCGAACGTCATCAACGGACTCGCCACGAGCCGGCTGGACGCGAAGGAAACGAGCATTAAGCTGGAAGGGCTGAAACCGAACGTCATGTACGAGCTCGTGATCAAGGCGGGCAACCATTTGGGTGCTTCGGTACTTTCGGAACCGCTACGATTTACGCTCGGTGATCAGCACATCACCAGCGCATCGCACGGCACGAACGCCGGCGTGATCAGTGGCATCGTTGCCGGTTTGCTCGCGATCGTTCTTGCGATCGCGGCCATATTTGTCGTTAAGCGTGGAAAGTTTGGACCGAAGCAAGCAAACGGGGGCGTTGCGTTCGAAAATCCGAGCTACCTTCGCGAGATGAATGTCGAGCATGTGCAG ATTCCAGCGGTTTCTGGACAGGGGGTAGGCAATGGAGCGGATTGGCGGCAGGAATCCTTGCACACAGCGAACGGTACTGCCACGACCGGGCTCAACCATGACAATTCCGTCGTCCCGATGGCCACCGAGGTTAACCCATCGCTGTACGAGGAGCTCAAGCTGGGCCACGATCGTGCCGGGTTCAAGCGATTGGTGTCCTAG